Proteins encoded by one window of Mustela erminea isolate mMusErm1 chromosome 5, mMusErm1.Pri, whole genome shotgun sequence:
- the POLR2M gene encoding protein GRINL1A, whose translation MCSLARGFEPQVPEDLGRRSLAELREMLKRQERLLRNEKFICKLPDKGKKILDSVAKVKAAIAECEVRGKSGLFHPVSLDCKLRQKAVAVVDVDTETAQSSDRILDTSSLVCGSSSVSNTESSKTTSQQRRLVHPPHEGDEEAPEVEYTVSACPASHSRASAPSSCAAGERLLQHRVSSQAEDNLSSSDSLFINRLQRITIVDSGEEHSEENRSAENLARFDSGAQKKPHFMEVLETRAKNPVPPLHKFKTNVLPSQQNDSSSHWQRRGSPISSEERQLRDKKHLDDVTAARLLPLHHMPAQLLSIEESLALQKQQKQTYEEMQAKLAAQKLAERLNIKMQSYNPEGEASRKYREVRDEDDDQSSGDEF comes from the exons ATGTGCTCGCTGGCCCGCGGCTTCGAGCCCCAAGTTCCCGAGGACTTGGGGCGGCGGAGTTTGGCAGAGCTGCGGGAGATGTTGAAGCGCCAGGAGAGACTTTTGCGCAACGA AAAATTCATTTGCAAATTGCCCGACAAAGGTAAAAAGATCTTAGACTCTGTTGCCAAAGTGAAAGCTGCCATTGCCGAATGTGAAGTTAGAGGAAAAAGTGGACTGTTTCATCCTGTTAGTTTAGACTGTAAGCTACGGCAAAAAGCAGTTGCAGTTGTTGATGTGGACACTGAAACGGCCCAGAGTTCTGACCGGATACTTGATACTTCATCGCTAGTCTGTGGCTCTTCCTCTGTAAGTAACACCGAGTCATCTAAAACCACCTCCCAGCAGCGGAGACTTGTACATCCTCCTCACGAAGGCGATGAAGAGGCTCCCGAAGTTGAGTACACAGTGAGCGCTTGCCCAGCTTCCCATAGCAGAGCCAGCGCGCCTTCCTCCTGTGCAGCTGGTGAGCGTCTCCTTCAGCATCGTGTTTCAAGTCAAGCAGAAGATAATTTGAGCAGCTCTGACAGCCTGTTTATTAATAGGTTACAGAGGATCACAATTGTGGACTCAGGTGAAGAGCACTCAGAAGAGAACAGGAGTGCTGAGAACTTGGCAAGGTTCGATAGTGGGGCACAGAAGAAGCCTCATTTCATGGAAGTGCTAGAAACTCGAGCCAAAAACCCAGTACCCCCActacataaatttaaaactaatgT ATTACCTTCACAACAGAATGATTCATCTAGTCATTGGCAGAGAAGAGGGTCTCCCATCTCCTCGGAAGAAAGGCAGCTCAGGGATAAGAAGCATCTTGATGATGTCACAGCAGCCCGGCTTCTGCCACTTCACCATATGCCCGCACAGCTGCTCTCCATAGAAGAATCTTTGGCACTTcagaaacaacagaaacagaCTTATGAG gagatgcAGGCCAAACTCGCAGCACAAAAATTAGCTGAAAGACTGAACATTAAGATGCAGAGCTATAATCCCGAAGGGGAGGCTTCAAGGAAGTACCGAGAAGTGAGGGATGAAGACGACGATCAGTCCTCTGGAGATGAATTCTGA